A region of Aphanothece sacrum FPU1 DNA encodes the following proteins:
- a CDS encoding HhoA/HhoB/HtrA family serine endopeptidase: MKPKTLNQWRSHLTALLLGIILCFGGFQVLSSQADSLKLDQPPLTIAQVPISNNSDSFVAAAVSRTGPAVVRIDTESVVTRRVDPLLDDPFFREFFGQQFNSRAPQQQRISGQGSGFIVDGNGIILTNAHVVDNADKVTVTLKDGRIFNGKVRGTDEVTDLAVVTINPQGAKLPVAPLGNSDQLQVGDWAIAVGNPVGLDNTVTLGIISTIGRSAAKAGIPDKRLDFIQTDAAINPGNSGGPLLNSKGEVIGINTAIRADAMGIGFAIPINKAKALQNTLASGQKVAHPYIGVQMVNLTPEVAKENNQNPNSPMMIAEVEGILVVQVMPNTPAAKAGIRRGDVIVTVNNKPVKDGSDLQSMVENVGINGQLKLKLYRGDRSLELTVTTAQLESPN, from the coding sequence ATGAAGCCAAAAACGCTTAACCAATGGAGAAGCCACCTAACAGCACTTTTACTAGGAATAATTCTCTGTTTTGGTGGTTTTCAAGTCTTATCCTCTCAAGCTGATTCTTTAAAGTTAGATCAGCCTCCTTTAACCATAGCTCAAGTTCCTATTTCCAATAATAGTGATAGCTTTGTGGCCGCGGCCGTCAGTCGCACTGGCCCCGCAGTTGTCCGTATTGATACCGAAAGCGTTGTCACTCGTCGTGTTGACCCTTTATTAGATGATCCTTTTTTCCGAGAATTTTTTGGTCAACAGTTTAACTCTCGCGCACCTCAACAACAGCGCATTAGTGGACAGGGATCAGGCTTTATTGTAGATGGCAATGGAATTATCCTCACCAATGCTCATGTGGTTGATAATGCCGATAAAGTGACCGTTACCCTCAAAGATGGACGTATCTTTAATGGAAAAGTCCGAGGAACCGATGAAGTGACGGATTTAGCAGTAGTTACCATTAACCCCCAAGGGGCTAAATTACCCGTTGCCCCTTTAGGCAATTCTGATCAACTTCAAGTAGGAGATTGGGCGATCGCGGTGGGAAATCCGGTAGGATTAGATAATACTGTGACACTAGGGATTATTAGTACTATTGGCAGATCAGCCGCTAAAGCAGGAATTCCCGATAAAAGGCTAGATTTTATTCAAACCGATGCGGCTATTAACCCCGGTAACTCAGGGGGGCCCCTACTCAATAGCAAAGGGGAAGTAATTGGCATTAATACCGCTATTAGGGCCGATGCTATGGGGATTGGTTTTGCTATTCCTATCAATAAGGCTAAAGCCTTGCAAAATACCCTGGCCAGTGGACAAAAAGTTGCCCATCCCTATATTGGGGTACAAATGGTCAATTTAACCCCTGAAGTAGCTAAGGAAAATAATCAAAATCCTAATTCTCCCATGATGATCGCAGAAGTTGAGGGAATTTTAGTGGTACAAGTAATGCCTAATACCCCCGCCGCTAAAGCAGGAATTCGTCGAGGAGATGTGATTGTAACAGTTAATAATAAACCCGTTAAAGATGGGTCAGATTTGCAATCTATGGTAGAAAATGTGGGGATTAACGGTCAACTCAAACTAAAACTTTATCGAGGCGATCGCAGTTTAGAGTTAACAGTTACGACAGCACAACTAGAAAGTCCAAACTAA
- a CDS encoding SDR family NAD(P)-dependent oxidoreductase, protein MNTQTAIITGGATGIGFAIADAFLNTDFNVVLIGRTSLKLEKAVQQLNQPKRIHFIVSDITQPEVAPDLINETVAKFGRVDVLVNNAGIFSVKPFTDYKIDELDQFLGYVRGTFALTQETVKQMRQQKEGGAIINIGTILAMNGIKAFPSSAPIMAKAAIMAMSKNLSVELASDNIRINVVAPGVVPTSLYGELDEKTLNYLEQQQPLGRFGLPKDIADAVLYLSLAKWVTGVILPVDGGVDAGGDGTSSR, encoded by the coding sequence ATGAACACTCAAACCGCTATTATTACAGGTGGTGCCACTGGAATTGGTTTTGCTATTGCGGATGCCTTTCTTAACACAGACTTTAACGTTGTACTGATTGGTAGAACATCCTTAAAGTTAGAAAAGGCCGTTCAACAATTAAATCAACCTAAACGTATTCACTTTATCGTCAGTGACATTACCCAGCCTGAAGTGGCACCAGATCTGATTAATGAGACAGTAGCAAAATTTGGTCGCGTCGATGTTCTGGTTAATAACGCAGGCATTTTTTCCGTTAAACCTTTCACCGATTATAAAATAGATGAGTTAGATCAGTTTCTTGGATATGTAAGAGGGACTTTTGCCTTAACCCAGGAAACCGTTAAACAGATGAGACAGCAAAAAGAAGGGGGAGCTATTATTAATATTGGAACTATTCTGGCTATGAATGGCATTAAGGCATTTCCCTCCTCTGCACCAATTATGGCAAAGGCGGCGATTATGGCTATGTCCAAAAATCTATCTGTTGAGTTAGCCTCCGACAATATTCGTATTAATGTGGTTGCGCCTGGGGTTGTCCCCACATCTCTATACGGTGAACTCGATGAAAAAACGTTAAACTACCTCGAACAACAACAACCTCTAGGACGGTTTGGACTGCCTAAAGATATTGCGGATGCCGTGCTTTATCTGTCCCTTGCTAAATGGGTTACGGGAGTAATCTTGCCAGTCGACGGAGGAGTTGATGCGGGGGGCGATGGGACTAGTAGTCGTTGA